One Micropterus dolomieu isolate WLL.071019.BEF.003 ecotype Adirondacks linkage group LG23, ASM2129224v1, whole genome shotgun sequence DNA window includes the following coding sequences:
- the LOC123963776 gene encoding kinase suppressor of Ras 1-like codes for MDSVSAKGGKMVESDEQPKRDNVSGGGAAMAALHQCELIQNMIEISISSLQGLRTKCAASNDLTQQEIRTLEVKLMKYICKQLQCKQKVPETERPEALDSYPHLGDWLRTINLRPELIEQQHQNVETLWMLS; via the exons ATGGATAGTGTGTCTGCTAAAGGTGGGAAGATGGTCGAGAGTGATGAGCAGCCGAAGAGGGATAACGTTAGTGGCGGTGGCGCAGCGATGGCCGCACTACATCAATGCGAACTCATCCAGAATATGATTGAAATCTCCATCTCCAGTTTACAGGGGCTACGGACCAAATGCGCCGCGTCCAACGACCTCACGCAGCAAGAAATACGCACTTTAGAG GTGAAGCTGATGAAATACATCTGTAAACAGCTGCAGTGCAAGCAGAAAGtgccagagacagagaggcccGAGGCCCTGGACAGCTACCCACACTTGGGAGACTGGCTACGCACCATCAACCTGCGACCGGAGCTCATAGAG cagcagcaccagaATGTGGAGACATTATGGATGCTCTCGTGA